The following DNA comes from Balaenoptera ricei isolate mBalRic1 chromosome 7, mBalRic1.hap2, whole genome shotgun sequence.
tttgtttgtttgtttgtttgtttttaacatttacaAGCGGGAGGAGGGTAAGGGGGGGACGGGGGAGGATGTAGGAAGAGTTGCGTAAGGAGAAGACCTTGCGCTCCTGTCTGGATTACTTATCTTTCGAATTTCAGaaccaaatatgtattttatttaacaaataagaCGCCgcgttctctctctccccacttcttCGCCTCAGCCTGGCTACTCTCCTCCCACccaggagggagaggcagagagagagagcgagagaaggagagacagggagagagagaatctcATAGAGTTTTGAAAGCACTTTAGTGCTACGTGGCTGGGGAGGTGCGTTGGGCCCGCGCCTCCAAACGGAAATCATTAGGTCCTCTCTGATTTTTTAATACCGTTTGCAGAGTGAGTCCTGAACTTGAAGTCCCaggttttttacttttataatcctGCTGATGGATAGGCTTCTCGCCTACGCATTTTCCCTAGGGGAAATGAACTCGGCTGGACGATTTCATTGCAGAATTCAACAGCTAACTTTAAACACAGTCGCAATTTACAGCGCCATATGGGCCGCCCCAAATCCACTTTTACTTTGCCagctttccccctccctcctcaaaTCGAATTATTTGCGGCAAAGTTGCCGGGTTTCGAGGTCAAGGATGGGAAAGAAGAGACTTAGTTTCCTTCCCCTACCATCCCCCTGCCCTCTCTTCCCCACtctgctcttcttccttctctccttcctcctctcccccaccccagcctcttaCCTGTGGCCCCGGATATTCCCTGCGCTGAGTCTGGGCGCGAAAAATCGCGGACTAGCCTTGCTGCTGCTCCTCCCGACCTGAGCTTGGCGGCTGAGCCTCTTGGCGATAACTTTGATGGTCATAATGACGCTGGTGGCAACCATTTTAACGAAGATCAATCTTCACTCAAGGCCGTTGCACGTCTCCTCCCTCGCTTGCGCCCCACGATGCTCGGACCCCCAACGAGCTGTGCGGGTCCACCCACCAGCTGCCCAAGGGGAGAGATCCACGGCCACCGGCAGGAACAAGGGCGGATAGAGACGGGACCCGGAGGTCGGCCTGCGAGCTTCCGAAGCTGCCGAGAGACCCTGGCAATCTGGGCGCTGGTCTCGGGTCCTGCACCGCCAACCCAGACCCCAACCCAGGGCCCCCCCTTTCCTCCCTGCCGCCACACCCAGCACATCGGGGGTGTGTTAGGGGCAAACCCGAGATCTATTTGCCCATCTCTCTGTTGGCGCTTTCCTTTTAACTTTGGACCCCTTGGGGGCGCGTCAGGAATGTAAAGGGAGGCGAGGTGTgaagtatatttatatacatttatacacagAGTCAATGCCAAAAGTTTATCTCCTGTTCCCCTTGGCACCCACTTATTTCAACAACGCGAGTTCTGCTTCGAAAATCAATTCTGCCTCTTTAAGGTAATAAAACGGAATTCTCCCCCAAGGTGAGAAATGGAAAGCTGGATAGGCACCTGGTGACTGGAGAGGTGAGAGGTGGGACGCATAATGGGCGTCGGGAGCTCAGAGGAGGACATCACTCGGGTCCACCTCCGCCCCTGCCCCAGAGGCCACCCGACTCCGAGCACTATGAGCCCTTCTCGCGCCGGCTTTCCGGCCATTAACGTGGTCAGAGCTCAGCCTTGCGGATTATcccacctctccttccctctccttccacaGTCCGAATGCCCAGTTCCACCATCCCTGGCAGGCCGCGCCCAGCGGAGGGGGGTTGCTGTCCAGGAACTTGGGAAGGGTACCCCCTAGTCCCACTTAGCTTTAGGGACTGAATGGGACACTTCGGTCCAGGCTCCGgtccgtggggggggggggggggggcaaggcCCTGGCAGGGGGTGGGATCGGGCGGAGGCGCGACTTAAGCGGAAGTCGCAGATGCCTTTATTGCTGTCGTTTGGCGCCCCCGTCTGTTTTCCTCGCGGTTTCGGCGGCTGTGAGCTGCTTTCAATCGCAGGAGCCGCCGCTGGGGGCGGGGTACTGACGGCAGCCCCTTCCTCCTTCACCCCGCGGGTGGGTCTCCAGCTTCCTCCCTTCCTCGGGGACCCCTCGGCCCTCGTGCCAAAACCTGTGGCAAACCGGACCTCAGTCTGTTGAAAAGGGAAAACACCATTTCTCGGCGACACCTTCATTCATTAGTggtttccaaaactattttgcaCCTTTTAAATAACACTAACATTGCGTATTCTAGCACATTTATCAtgaaaagtatgtttgagaccaTGTCAGGAAAACTACTCACACTAAAAGACACCCATAATTTTTCACTGAACTGCGCTTAGCAGACAATGTTTCATGGGAGACGGTGAACATTCCATTACAATATTTAATGTCCCTTAATTTATGTAGATTCCACATTTACCAGTAGTAGTAATATTGGCCCACCTATATAGAGCTTTAACTCTGAAATTACAAGTGctttttacatatattagcttCTCTAATGCTCAGAGCAACTCTAGAAATCATTCTATTATTATCCCTTTTTCAGAGATAAGAAAGCTTCCACACAGAGATTAGAGAACTTGCTTGTGATTTAAGTTATCTCTGATAATATCCAAACTATACGGTATTTTAAAGCTTTGGGCAACATTTATTGTTGGttcttttattttgcatatgtCTTCTTTAAATACTCAAAAACATTGAATCTGCATAGAGGTAGTGAGAAGACTGACACAGTTCTGTTGGGGTTCATTATTGAAATGCCCAAACCTTGCAGCTCTCCCGAAATGTCTAGGCTGAGACTGGGAACCACCTGTCAAAAGTCCCTGGTTATCAGACGCAGCCTCCAGGCCATCAAAACCTCCTACTCACTACCAAGGCACAAGgctcactcaaaaaaaaaaaaaaaaaaaaaaaaatcaacccatgCCCGCGTGGTTTGGCAGGAATTTTTAAGATGCGTTGGGGTTGAGGGTTCGGAAAGGGCTTTCTCCAGAAGGGCTGAAAAGCACTTTTTACTCCAAAGGAGGAATTACATGAAAGAGGcctaaatttgtttttgttgttaggcCTCCAgactaaatatttgtttcttgagCAGCGGCGGGTCCTCCGAGGTGAAGTGGTAAACACTTTTGGCCTTCGACTGAAGGTTGTAAAAATTTGTCCAGGCTGCCCGAGGGGAGGAGCGCCGGTAGAGCCGGAGCTGTCGCTGAGCCCCGCAAGCTCCGGGGCCTGGCTCCTGCCTTCGGCGAGGAAGGCTCCGGGCCAACGGGGCCCGAAACCCGCAGGCCCGCAGCCGGACGCAAGCTCGCTCGAGGACTGGGGCCGCCGAGTGCGGCGGGACAGCAGGACGGCTAGAACCCGGGCTGAGAACACCGGGTACGTTTTCTTTAGGCTGAGTGCGGTCCCCACGGCTCGGAGGTTTCGGTTTATAAGGGAAGATGCGGGTCTGGCGACTGCAGGGCGGACTCTGTACTGGCAACTTTTTGCTGCCATCCCTCGGCAGGCCGGCCTCGCGCCGTCTCCTCCGGGCCTCTCTGGCTCCTtctatttctcctcctcctttcccctacAATCCCGCGCCCACCAGGACCGCcttgggtgggggctgggagagtACTTTGTCCCTGGACTCCGGGGCTACCCCGACTGAAGCCTGCCTGAAGCTCGTGCGCCCTCGACGCGACAGGAAAACTTGCAGGGACATCTAGCGCCGAGCCTGGGAAACTGCGCACCGCCCAGCCGGGAAGCTAAGCCGGACCACTTACTCCTCCGCTTCCTTCTCTTGGCCTCCTCCGCCcaccgcgccccgccccgccccgccccgccccttcgTGGTTAGGCATTTCCCTAACCTTCATCCCTTCCTGCTGCCGGTGACCACAACTGGATTTCCCACCGAGACGGTGGGGCTCTGCGGAATGTGGGTGGGGGTGAGACAGATAgagagacatttattttctttcatctcaaAGGGCCGACAGAGTGAGCACTTACTGGACTTCAGTTAACAATGATACTGCTAGAGAAGTATTCCGAGGATAACCCCACACCTTGAGTTGTCGGACAAAACAGCGGAAGATGGTTTTCGGTCCCATCTTTTGTTTTGCGAAAAAAGCAGCAAGTTACCCGGGTCCTCGGGCTCTGCACCCACCCTCCGGCTCCCCCTTCGCAGTGAGATTAGTGCTTCTTTGAGAGGGAAGACTCTCGCTGTGTTTAATTCCCGCCAGGACTGTAGGAGTTCTCTCCATCCCAAACAAGGGCCCACCGCCCTGCGGGAGGTAAACCTGGTTTCACCAAATAACGCTTCGGTTTGaagaggttttttgttgttgcaaacaatttacatttaataaaGCCTAATTGTGTTATTAAATCCAAATGGAATACATCTCAGACACAGAAACTGCCTAAACTCAGGATGCCACTGTCTGGCTCTTGCTAGAGACCCCTTTATTCACCCCGggtttgctgtttttttaaatccttttgatATCTCCAGCCTGAGTGAAATTGGGTATTGCCTGCAGAGGGAAAATTAGCGCCAAAGTTGGCAGAGCACAGACTTGGTTAAGAGCACTGTCCAGCCAGTTCTGCTGGACTTTACTTTGGAATTAAGACTTTATTTCTACACTGAAGTTTTGGCTTCTTACAAGTTAATTAGAGTGGTGTCCTGCATTTTCTGCTGTGGCCATCAAGGAACACACTTTCAAAGGAGTCCCCAGGACCCCATTCTGTTAGGACCCGGCTATTGTTGTCCTGGCCCTAATGGCCACCGATTAGGTGGTTAATTGAGCTCATTTCTGTCTTGGCAAGCAGAGGAACTTGTGTTCTTCAATAAATCTAAATCGCAGTCTGCATCTACCCCTTCCCCAACCCAGGACAGGGACATGATTTGAAAGATCAGCTacaaggaggaaaagagaggatGTGACTTCCAGAATATCATCAGTTCCCAAAAAAGGGTGCTTGGGCAGGCAAAGGAGGGAAAGGAGCAAGTGAtgggaggggagagcagaggtGACCTGATTTTCTCTGGTAGAGTAGGACTTTGGGCAATGAAGGGCCACCTTGAGTTTCTCACCAAAATCAGGAAAGATGGCAAAAATCACTGAATAACAACACATCAgtttttggagacatttttgtttgcaAAGACTTTTGTTTAACAAAGACTATTTCTGTTGTTAAAGCCCCAACATAATACACCTACCCACCCACACACAGCGTTCAGTCTGTGCTCCTGGCCAGCTAAAGAAAATTATTCCCGTTAAGTTTAAACCTAAAATCACCTTGGATACAGGGTATACAAGCTAAATGAAATGTTCCTGCAAATTCAGCCTCAAAATTCCTCCACTACCTACCACCCCCAGCTTGTAAACTATGTGTTGTCTTAGTTCataaacagagcagccctgacTCTGCCTGGTACTCAACCACTGCCCTATGATCCAATAGGAGCAGCTGCCCTGGGATGCTAGGTTTAGGGGACCTTCATAGGGTCCAGTCAGAGCCTCTTTCCTAAGGGgaatcccctcccccagggccaggACCTAGAAGGCTGTACTGGAAGAAGGTTCAGCTGCAGAATAGCAAGAGGCTATGCTCCTTACTGTTCAAAACTTCCCTGGTCTCTGAATACCTGCTAGGATGGGTAGAGAAGCTCCAAGTCTTGCCAGAGTTCCACAAGGAAACTGGAGGCAAGGCCACCATTGAGAAGTGTCTTTCAACCAGAGCATTAATTCAGACTTTGCTTCCAGTCCTGCACAACTTAATTTGCTGCATGGAAAATTAAGCCAAAAGTGAAGGGCTGTCCGAAATCAGCAAACCTTGACAAGTTCTTCCTTCctatcttaatttcactttcttcacttttttaGCATATAATCagtcattaaaatgtatttatcagATAGAAAATGGAGCAGAAATTCCAGGGCACAAAAATCACAGAGATATTTAGTTTTGAGAGACTGAAAGTTTGTTGGTTCCAGTTATGTCTTAGaaatatttcaacaaatttatttgaggtaacagaaaaaaatttttttaagtatctccatgctttccctctctgagaaaaagaaggggatacaaaggaaaaataagagcaTTTCAGGGGGCAGCATCCCATGACTGGTTTGGTACTGAAATTGTTGGGTAAAGAGAACCCagccaaactcttccaaaaagtcaGCAACCCTGTCACCTGGCTCTggctggcattttaaaaaaacaaaaaaaacaaatccagctTCTCTTGCTAACTTCTGCCTTCTCTCAAGAAACCGAAATTGTTCTTACCAGCAAACTTCCATTCTCTACAATTTTCTGCAGAGGCTTAGGCCCCTCCCGTCTTGAATTGATCATGAACATGTCTAGGACTTCAAAAAGGTCAAACAAATTCGCCTGCTTTTCCTTTCCAGCACCCCTCTCATAACTTTCCCCTTTATTTGAGCCTTTTATGGTTACTGCGTTTTGCGTGTCAACACTCCCAACACCAGCAGCCCACCCTGCGATGATGGGCCAGGTCCAAGAGGGCCTCCCTGGCTCTTTTAGTTGCCCCATCCAGGTCCTGTCTTGGTCCAGAACAGTGGGGCTAGGTGACAAGCTGGCTTCACCAATCACAGGCTCAGGGGAGTGATTTTCTTGGAGGTGGGCTGGACTGGGGTGTTGCTGCTACAGAACGAAATGGGCTCACTCTGAGggctctcccacccaccccagtaCTGTCGGCCCATCAGATCTAATGTTGCTCCTAAAGTGGAGCCTTAGAGTTGCCGCAGGACTCACATAGGCTCCCCGCTAATGTCTAAGATGGAGGATGATGGACTGGGGTTCTGTGGCTGAGGAATGGAAGGAAGGGATGAAGAGAGGGCTCAGGGTTGTGATCCCTACACCCTGGCGGGGCTGCCCGGAGCCCAGCCTACCCCCTCGAAGTCAGACCCTGTTGCTCCGGGCTGCTCCCATCACGAGCCCCAAATTTGCTTGGGAAAAACACCCTCTTAATTTGCCCCTTTCACTTCTCTGCAGTTGGCAGCTTGGAAAAGAAAACGAAACAAAGGTTCCTGGGAAAGTGAAGTTTTCAATTAATTGGTGTGAGTAACgggcgggggtgggtggtgtCCGCAAAATGCAAGAGGCAGTTCGGCTGCTGGGCGAGGCGCAGAAATTTCCTGGAGGGCGGCAGAGTGGCTTTCTCCCGGCGCCCTTCAGAGGGTCTTTCTGCGGACCCGGGGAGGCTGCGCCAGGGCTGGGGAACCCAGCTCGGGAGGCAGCTCCCGGCTGGCCTGAGTGTAGAGGCGAATAGCGTGGACCAGGCGTTCGGACTTTTTTCGCTGGGGCAGATCCTCTGGTTCGCCGCGCCGAGGACGGGTCTTTTCGTCCGCTTGATTTATTTGTAAGTCTCTGTCCCCGGCCCCAAGGGCGGCTTCGTGGGCATTTTCCGGGTGGACGGTGTGTGCgtattgggggagggggggtctgCTCCAATTGGTCTTAATTCGGAGGATCGCCCGGGAGAGCACGCGTTAAATGCCTTTGCCCCGTAGCAATACGCAAGGTAGAGAAAATTAGCTTCCTCGGGTTTGGGGTCTAGGTCACCTAATCCGAGGAATTAAACAACAGGATCAAAAATCGGTCTGTTTTCACATCATTCTGATCATCCCTGTCCTTCTCCTTCATTTAGCTGTGCAGCTCAGGGAGCCAAGGAGAGGTGGCAAAAACTGCCGTGGCCGAGACAAGGCGCAGGCCTCGGCGCCCGCCTCAGTCGCAGACGGGGCCTAGGATGGGCGGTCGCGCAATCAGCTCTTGGGGGTGGCTGCGGCGCAAACGCCTGGGTCCGGGAGAGGGCGGGAAGGGGCGGTGGGCTGCgcgagggctggggaggggtaggggccggggtgggtgggtccaaggggccggggCCCGGAGCCAGGCTGTCCCGCGCCCCCACCCCCACGTGGCCCTGCGCAGCCAATGGCACGGCCCCGAGCGGGAGCCCTCGGGGAGGGAGGCGGCCCCCCGACCGGCTCAGGCCCCCTCCCAACCTGAACTTCGTTTTTATAAACGTCCCGCGATGAGCTAACCTGTTGGAGGGCGGGCTGGCGGGCGGGCTGGCGGGAGGCTCGCAGAGGGAGAGAGGGCGAGAGGAAGAGGGCGGGAGCGAGAGAacgagagagaaaggagaggagggaggaggcgcGCCGCGCCATGGGGTCGTGcacggggccggggccggggccggggccgggccaGGCCGGGCCATGAGCCGCGCCGGGAGCTGGGACATGGACGGGCTGCGGGCGGACGGCGGGGCCGCCGGGGCGGccccggcctcctcctcctcctcctcctccgtggCGGCAGCGGCGCCGGGCCAGTGTCGCGGCTTCCTCTCGGCGCCAGTGTTCGCCGGGACACACTCCGGAcgagcggcagcggcggcggcggcggcggcctcgGGCTTCGCGTACCCGGGGACCTCTGAGCGCGCGGGTTCCGCCTCGTCGTCGTCATCTTCGGCTGTGGTCGCGGCGCGCCCGGAGGCTTCCTCCTCCAAAGAGTGCCCGGCGCCCGGCGCGGCCGCTGCAGCGCCCCCGGGCGCCCCGGCCCTGGGCTACGGCTACCACTTCGGTAACGGTTACTATAGCTGCCGCATGTCGCACGGCGTGGGCTTACAGCAGAATGCTCTCAAGTCGTCGCCACACGCCTCGCTGGGAGGCTTCCCGGTGGAGAAGTACATGGACGTGTCGGGCCTGGCAAGCAGCAGCGTACCGGCCAACGAGGTGCCCGCGCGAGCCAAGGAGGTGTCCTTCTACCAGGGCTACACGAGCCCCTACCAGCATGTGCCCGGCTACATCGACATGGTGTCTACCTTCGGCTCCGGGGAGCCTCGGCACGAGGCGTACATCTCCATGGAGGGCTACCAGTCCTGGACGCTGGCCAACGGGTGGAACAGCCAGGTGTACTGCGCCAAGGACCAGCCACAGGGCTCCCACTTTTGGAAATCATCCTTCCCAGGTAGGGACGTTGGGAAAAGGGGAAGGACAAGAGGGAGAgatgcagggagggaggaagaggaagagagaaagaaggaaaagaatggacTGGGAGTCTACGCCCCTGCTTGGGAGTTGGGCACCTATCCTCCTCTCCCCAACCATGGTTAACCCAGTGGAACAGTCGGTCCAGTTTGTGTGAAATCTGTAAATTCATCCTTTTGATTTAAATTGCCTCTCTCACAACCCTTTTCTTCCTGTGTGCGGGCACAGGCCTATTTTTCTCCTAAAGTTGAAGGTCTTTGCTGCCCTTTGCTCAGGCCTTGGCCCCTCCTCCCCAAAGAGGTGTCATGGAGTTGAGACCCACTTTTGAAGGATATGAATACCCCAGAGTGACCACTAAAGCTTCCAAGAGCTCACAAGCTCCAAACACAGGAACACGAAAAGTCAAAGTTTGAACAAGCAGCCTAGGTATTTCTTTTTAAgtctgtgtatgtttgtgtgtttgcaACCAGCATTTGCAGAAACTGTCCTTATGAGAGTCCCCAGCAACTACACCATAAAATCTCAGGCTTGTTAAGATGCCGGTTTGAGAAACCATGATGATCCATCATACTGGCCGTCACTTTGAAGTGTAAATAATCTTTCTTTAATAACATGTAAATAATATGTCtgtgtaaataataataaagtgtaaACAGCCTGTCTTTCTTCATTCTCTGTACCCCCTCCAAGTCTACACACACAGTCCCCAGCTGGGTGCTCCAGATATCCCGGTCTAATTTCTCCTGTGCTGTTTTTTTATACCAGGGGATGTGGCTCTAAATCAGCCAGACATGTGTGTCTACCGtcgggggaggaagaagagggtgCCCTACACCAAACTGCAGCTCAAAGAACTGGAGAACGAGTATGCCATTAACAAGTTCATTAACAAGGACAAGCGGCGGCGGATCTCGGCTGCCACGAACCTATCCGAGAGACAAGTGACCATTTGGTTTCAGAACCGAAGAGTGAAAGACAAGAAAATCGTCTCCAAGCTCAAAGATACTGTCTCCTGATGTGGGCCAGATTGGCCACAGAGAGTTTAAATGCTTCCACTTGCCTCCAAAAGACCTTTGGAAAGACTTGAATATGTATTTAATTCCCCCATTCCCCTGCCAGTAATGGCAAATTTTGtgaattgtttttctctcttcccctaaTCTGGCTCTAAAACCTCTTGCTGCCCAACCTGACTTCTAGTTCTGTttcttacttgtttatttttgatttt
Coding sequences within:
- the HOXD13 gene encoding homeobox protein Hox-D13 codes for the protein MSRAGSWDMDGLRADGGAAGAAPASSSSSSSVAAAAPGQCRGFLSAPVFAGTHSGRAAAAAAAAASGFAYPGTSERAGSASSSSSSAVVAARPEASSSKECPAPGAAAAAPPGAPALGYGYHFGNGYYSCRMSHGVGLQQNALKSSPHASLGGFPVEKYMDVSGLASSSVPANEVPARAKEVSFYQGYTSPYQHVPGYIDMVSTFGSGEPRHEAYISMEGYQSWTLANGWNSQVYCAKDQPQGSHFWKSSFPGDVALNQPDMCVYRRGRKKRVPYTKLQLKELENEYAINKFINKDKRRRISAATNLSERQVTIWFQNRRVKDKKIVSKLKDTVS